Proteins from a genomic interval of Leifsonia shinshuensis:
- a CDS encoding CGNR zinc finger domain-containing protein: protein MTHAFPCGTLPLDFVGTLRARRNPSPTEKLDNPAALSDWFVEAGMLDDAPPADDAALARAVEVRESIYSLVDATIRHQPLPAEAIAHLNAASAALPVRLELRDGTLRRSGTVDEGLASLAREAVAILGGEEAALLRECGRPECTQVYLDRSRGHRREWCSMKTCGNRVKASAFRERQRAAAA, encoded by the coding sequence ATGACTCATGCGTTCCCCTGCGGCACGCTGCCGCTCGACTTCGTCGGCACGCTCCGCGCACGCCGAAACCCGAGCCCCACCGAGAAGCTCGACAACCCCGCCGCCTTGAGCGACTGGTTCGTCGAGGCGGGGATGCTCGATGACGCTCCGCCGGCCGACGACGCCGCGCTCGCGCGAGCGGTCGAGGTCCGCGAGAGCATCTACTCGCTGGTGGATGCGACGATCCGTCATCAACCGCTCCCCGCCGAGGCGATCGCCCACCTGAACGCGGCGTCGGCCGCACTCCCCGTGCGGCTGGAGCTGCGCGACGGCACCCTGCGACGGAGCGGCACGGTCGATGAGGGCCTCGCCAGCCTCGCGCGCGAAGCGGTCGCGATTCTCGGGGGAGAGGAGGCCGCACTGCTGCGTGAGTGCGGACGACCCGAGTGCACGCAGGTCTACCTCGACCGGTCGCGCGGTCATCGGCGCGAGTGGTGCTCGATGAAGACCTGCGGCAACCGGGTCAAGGCATCCGCCTTCCGCGAGCGGCAGCGCGCAGCGGCGGCGTGA